Within Leptospira limi, the genomic segment GACCACTCCTGCCACAGCTCCCGCCATCAGTCCCAAAAAAAGTACCAAAAGTAGGTTCCCCATCTGGGTTTTGTTCATCCAAAAGCACCTTTATCAAGCTTTCCTGTCAGAATTTGGCATTTGGGCAGATTGTCAAGGGGAAAGGAATTTCAGGGTATCGAAAAGGGGATGACGATTGAAATCCCAAGTGGGTTTGCCATCTGGGGCGGCTCCCACTCGTTTCCCCTCTTAAGTCCATTGGGGGAAGGATCGGGCTCTTCGTTCCAATCTTCGATTTCCACTTCGATCCCTGCCGCGGGTCATTCGTTTGCATGGAACCGGATTTGGTCACTGGAAGGGAGAGGATTTAAGATTTGTCGCGATTCCCTTTAAAAAAAACTTTCCGTACACAAAGTCCCCTTCTGGGTAATGCCAGATGGCTTCCCCGTAAGTTGGCAACTTCACACCATTGAATTCCTTGTATTCTTTTACAGGTGTGGACCACCTTATATTCCTGAAACTTCCATCATCTTGTAAGGCATATCTGTCTTCAGAGATAAAGTTCGTTAGTTCACCAAGTTCATTGAAATACAAAACTGCTGAGACCCGAAAGTTTCCATTCTGAAACCAAATTCGAGTCGACTTAAGATCAATTTCTTCCCAAGAAATATTTTTATATATAAGTGCTGATGGAGCAAATAAACAGAGATCATTCAAAAATGTAACCGTTTCTGCTTTTGTCAATTCTTCCCCTTTTGCATCTACGACACCAAATAGGGACAAAATTTTCACATTCATCGTTGCTTTTTCTTTTGTATACGAATGGTAAACTCGAAATGGAATTCCTTTCATGCTAGCGCGCATGTAAAAATGCCTAGAAGGCCGTGCAAAAAAATTATACTGTTCAGATGTAGCAACCATTGGGTCTGATTGCTGAGTCTTAAACATCAGTTCATCAAACACTAGGCGAAAATTTATTGCCACAGGTTTCCCCAATGCT encodes:
- a CDS encoding DUF6544 family protein, whose product is MEKKYSSQIYIWMERFFFGSLLLCLNCCHPLQDQFQKDVNHEFAEQNMEIKVLTELDLITLPKPVQRYLRYTKALGKPVAINFRLVFDELMFKTQQSDPMVATSEQYNFFARPSRHFYMRASMKGIPFRVYHSYTKEKATMNVKILSLFGVVDAKGEELTKAETVTFLNDLCLFAPSALIYKNISWEEIDLKSTRIWFQNGNFRVSAVLYFNELGELTNFISEDRYALQDDGSFRNIRWSTPVKEYKEFNGVKLPTYGEAIWHYPEGDFVYGKFFLKGIATNLKSSPFQ